One Augochlora pura isolate Apur16 chromosome 10, APUR_v2.2.1, whole genome shotgun sequence DNA window includes the following coding sequences:
- the LOC144476042 gene encoding serine/threonine-protein phosphatase PP1-gamma catalytic subunit A, which produces MAESDKLNIDDIIARLLEVRGARPGKNVQLTEGEIKGLCLKSREIFLSQPILLELEAPLKICGDIHGQYYDLLRLFEYGGFPPESNYLFLGDYVDRGKQSLETICLLLAYKIKYPENFFLLRGNHECASINRIYGFYDECKRRYNIKLWKTFTDCFNCLPVAAIVDEKIFCCHGGLSPDLQHMEQIRRIMRPTDVPDQGLLCDLLWSDPDKDTMGWGENDRGVSFTFGAEVVAKFLHKHDFDLICRAHQVVEDGYEFFAKRQLVTLFSAPNYCGEFDNAGAMMSVDETLMCSFQILKPADKKKLTYGGLNAGRPVTPPRGGNNKSKKK; this is translated from the exons TGCGGGGAGCTAGACCTGGGAAGAATGTACAGTTGACGGAGGGAGAAATAAAGGGACTATGCCTGAAGTCgcgtgaaatttttttatcccAACCAATTCTGTTAGAGCTAGAAGCTCCGCTTAAGATATGTG GTGACATACATGGACAGTACTATGACTTGCTGCGGCTATTCGAATATGGTGGATTTCCACCAGAGAGCAACTATCTCTTCTTAGGAGACTACGTTGATAGAGGAAAGCAATCTTTGGAAACAATTTGTCTTTTGCTTgcttataaaatcaaatacccagagaatttttttttactccgTGGTAATCATGAATGTGCATCCATTAACAGGATATATGGTTTTTACGACGAAT GTAAGCGCCGATACAACATTAAATTGTGGAAAACATTCACGGATTGTTTTAACTGTTTACCGGTTGCGGCAATAGTTGATGAGAAAATCTTCTGTTGTCATGGAGGTCTGAGTCCAGACCTTCAACATATGGAACAGATTAGACGTATCATGCGACCGACCGACGTACCCGATCAAGGTTTATTATGTGATTTGTTGTGGTCAGACCCAGATAAAGACACAATGGGTTGGGGAGAAAATGATCGCGGTGTCTCGTTCACATTTGGTGCAGAAGTTGTTGCCAAATTTTTACATAAGCACGACTTTGATCTGATATGTCGCGCCCATCAG GTTGTGGAAGATGGTTATGAATTCTTTGCAAAGAGGCAGTTGGTTACTTTGTTTTCGGCACCCAACTACTGCGGCGAATTCGACAACGCCGGAGCTATGATGTCCGTGGATGAGACACTGATGTGCAGTTTCCAGATTCTGAAACCAGctgataaaaagaaactaaCATACGGTGGCCTGAACGCAGGTAGACCAGTGACGCCGCCGCGTGGTGGAAATAACAAGAGCAAGAAGAAGTGA
- the LOC144475907 gene encoding uncharacterized protein LOC144475907, whose protein sequence is MQQQHESRVDITVDCCYQQWSPHHQNQHVQPIANIPSPMQQMEACLQTAGRVKRSRSPNSNSNSNSNSASSKSAPTTRVSASSASTSTIPSTIPSSIPTSIPSSIPSSIPSSSSVDARNDNNNNNRQHGDHHPNESVGNASDELPPKRPLHPALAGAGAALEAKPLWEEFHQLGTEMIVTKAGRRMFPTFQCRFFGLDPNADYLLVMDFVPCDDKRYRYAFHSSAWVVAGRADPISPPRIHVHPDSPASGTHWMKQPVSFDKLKLTNNQLDDNGHIILNSMHRYQPRCHVVVAPSPPGSGPDPRTENFKTFVFPETRFTAVTAYQNHLITQLKIASNPFAKGFRDCESDECDSVALSSAQNPAKRPATGTTSGLSSSFVNSIPTVQIPSISSQEHHQFYGSSTTGAWTYSTHHGQPTAHVNSVHYPAHPHHPHQHPHSHSHPHPHAHAHPHPHTHPHPHTHPHSHPHPHGHPHPHPHPHPHPHSHPHPHPHSSGASLYGPR, encoded by the exons ATGCAACAGCAACACGAATCGCGTGTCGACATCACCGTCGATTGTTGTTACCAGCAATGGAGCCCGCATCATCAAAATCAGCACGTCCAGCCGATCGCGAACATACCATCCCCCATGCAGCAAATGGAAG CGTGTTTGCAGACCGCGGGAAGGGTGAAACGATCCCGCAGCCCAAATTCGAACTCGAACTCGAACTCGAATTCAGCCTCGTCGAAAAGCGCGCCAACTACGCGCGTTTCCGcgtcgtcggcgtcgacgtcgacgataCCGTCGACGATACCGTCCTCGATACCGACCTCAATACCGTCCTCGATACCCTCCTCGATACCTTCGTCGAGTTCCGTGGATGCTCGCAAcgataacaacaacaacaatcgCCAGCACGGCGATCATCATCCGAACGAGAGCGTGGGGAACGCGAGCGACGAACTTCCTCCAAAGAGACCTCTTCATCCCGCATTGGCCGGTGCTGGAGCCGCGCTCGAAGCGAAGCCGCTCTGGGAAGAGTTTCATCAGTTGGGCACGGAAATGATCGTGACCAAGGCCGGAAGAAGAATGTTTCCGACGTTTCAG TGCCGATTCTTTGGATTGGATCCCAACGCCGACTACCTGCTGGTGATGGATTTTGTGCCTTGTGACGACAAACGGTATCGATACGCGTTCCACAGCAGCGCTTGGGTAGTCGCTGGTCGCGCGGATCCGATTTCACCCCCGAGAATTCACGTGCACCCCGACAGCCCGGCGAGCGGTACCCACTGGATGAAGCAGCCGGTCTCCTTCGACAAGTTGAAGTTGACCAACAATCAGCTGGACGACAACGGACAC ATAATCTTGAATTCCATGCATCGATATCAACCTCGTTGCCACGTGGTCGTCGCACCGTCGCCGCCCGGGTCCGGTCCGGATCCACGCACGGAGAACTTCAAAACGTTCGTTTTCCCGGAAACAAGATTTACGGCGGTGACCGCTTATCAGAATCATCTGATCACACAGCTAAAGATCGCCAGCAATCCGTTCGCGAAAGGATTTCGCGACTGCGAATCGGACGAATGCGACTCGGTCGCCCTGTCCAGCGCACAGAATCCCGCGAAGCGGCCAGCCACTGGAACAACCAGCGGCCTGTCCTCCAGTTTCGTCAACTCTATACCAACCGTACAAATACCGAGCATATCCAGTCAAGAGCATCACCAATTTTACGGATCCAGCACGACAGGAGCGTGGACCTATTCGACGCATCACGGCCAGCCGACCGCGCACGTCAACTCCGTTCATTATCCGGCGCATCCGCATCATCCGCATCAGCATCCGCATTCGCATTCTCATCCTCATCCACACGCACACGCTCATCCCCATCCCCATACGCATCCGCATCCTCACACACATCCGCATTCGCATCCACATCCCCATGGACATCCCCATCCTCATCCGCATCCTCATCCTCACCCTCATTCGCACCCTCACCCCCATCCCCATAGCTCAGGAGCATCCCTGTATGGACCACGATAA